Proteins found in one bacterium genomic segment:
- a CDS encoding site-specific DNA-methyltransferase — MNEREKSYESLSVDERFKEAERAKAGNGRASVTVELKRGDARNLDWLADESCHLVVTSPPYWTLKRYNDTPGQLGHVADYEEFLDELDKVWRHVYRVLIPGGRLCCVVGDVCLARRKNGRHLVMPLHSDIAVRCRKIGLDNLNPIIWYKIANATTEVEGGGRFLGKPYEPNAIVKNDIEYILMQRKPGGYRRPTTDQRRLSMIERDSFNEWFQQIWHLGGASTRVHPAPFPLVLADRLVRMFSFFGDTVLDPFMGTGTTVVAAVMAGRNAVGVEIDEEYFTQAQRLIKSSADLLVDLYINEGGDI, encoded by the coding sequence ATGAACGAAAGAGAAAAAAGCTACGAATCCCTCTCGGTTGACGAGCGATTCAAAGAGGCCGAGCGGGCGAAAGCGGGAAACGGGCGGGCTTCCGTCACCGTTGAGTTGAAACGGGGAGACGCCAGGAATCTTGACTGGCTGGCTGACGAGAGCTGTCATTTAGTCGTTACATCGCCGCCCTATTGGACCTTGAAGAGGTACAACGACACGCCGGGCCAGTTGGGTCATGTCGCCGATTACGAGGAGTTCCTGGACGAGCTGGACAAGGTTTGGCGGCATGTTTACCGCGTGCTGATTCCCGGCGGGCGTCTGTGCTGCGTGGTTGGCGACGTGTGCCTGGCGCGGAGGAAGAACGGACGGCATCTGGTAATGCCCCTGCATTCCGACATCGCCGTCCGGTGCCGAAAGATCGGCTTAGACAACCTGAACCCGATCATCTGGTACAAAATAGCCAACGCGACGACGGAGGTGGAAGGAGGAGGACGGTTCCTCGGCAAGCCCTACGAACCGAACGCCATCGTGAAAAACGACATCGAGTACATCCTCATGCAGCGCAAACCCGGCGGGTATCGCAGGCCGACCACCGATCAACGTCGGTTGAGCATGATCGAGCGGGATAGCTTTAACGAGTGGTTTCAGCAGATATGGCATCTGGGCGGCGCTTCGACGAGAGTGCATCCCGCCCCTTTTCCGCTGGTCCTGGCGGATCGCCTGGTGAGGATGTTTTCATTCTTCGGCGACACCGTGCTCGATCCGTTCATGGGAACGGGAACTACAGTGGTTGCGGCGGTTATGGCCGGTCGGAACGCGGTGGGTGTGGAGATTGACGAGGAGTACTTCACCCAGGCGCAGCGGTTGATTAAAAGTTCCGCCGATCTACTGGTTGATCTTTATATCAATGAAGGTGGAGATATTTAA